In the Gasterosteus aculeatus chromosome X, fGasAcu3.hap1.1, whole genome shotgun sequence genome, one interval contains:
- the LOC120808801 gene encoding MOB kinase activator 2 isoform X5 — translation MLLVSSRRKSKTKPNGKKPPPEEKKQYLELEYTKIRVVDFDLKELVVLPREIDLNEWLASNTTTFFNLINLQYSTISEFCTGDTCQAMNACNTIYYWYDERGKKTKCTAPQYVDFVMSLCQKLVTDEEIFPTKYGKEFPNSFESLVKKICRYLFHVLAHLYWAHFKETVALELQGHLNTLYAHFIVFVREFNLVDPKETCIMDDLSEVLCTPAPLPAPAPAPSAPASAPSPSSQNHVTER, via the exons ATGCTTCTCGTCTCTAGCAGGCG gaagtcAAAGACGAAGCCAAATGGAAAGAAGCCCCCGCCTGAAGAGAAGAAGCAGTACCTGGAACTCGAGTACACAAAAATCCGTGTGGTGGATTTTGACCTCAAGGAGCTGGTGGTGCTGCCCAGAGAGATAGACCTCAACGAATGGCTGGCCAGCAACA CGACAACATTCTTCAATCTTATCAACCTGCAGTACAGCACTATCTCAGAGTTCTGCACCGGGGACACCTGTCAAGCCATGAATGCCTGCAACAC AATATACTACTGGTATGACGAGAGGGGGAAGAAGACAAAGTGCACTGCTCCACAGTACGTCGACTTTGTGATGAGTCTTTGTCAGAAACTGGTCACAGACGAGGAAATCTTCCCTACTAAATATG gcAAAGAGTTCCCCAACTCCTTTGAGTCCTTGGTGAAGAAGATCTGCCGGTACCTGTTCCACGTGCTGGCTCACCTCTACTGGGCGCACTTTAAAGAGACCGTGGCTCTGGAGCTGCAGGGCCACCTGAACACTCTGTACGCACATTTCATCGTTTTCGTAAGGGAATTCAACCTGGTCGACCCCAAGGAGACCTGCATCATGGACGACCTGTCCGAGGTCCTCTGCACCCCCGCCCCGCTACCCGCACCCGCCCCGGCCCCCTCCGCCCCGGCCTCGGCGCCCTCCCCTTCTTCACAAAACCATGTGACGGAGagatga
- the LOC120808801 gene encoding MOB kinase activator 2 isoform X3 translates to MRFKRNGSYTLNRKSKTKPNGKKPPPEEKKQYLELEYTKIRVVDFDLKELVVLPREIDLNEWLASNTTTFFNLINLQYSTISEFCTGDTCQAMNACNTIYYWYDERGKKTKCTAPQYVDFVMSLCQKLVTDEEIFPTKYGKEFPNSFESLVKKICRYLFHVLAHLYWAHFKETVALELQGHLNTLYAHFIVFVREFNLVDPKETCIMDDLSEVLCTPAPLPAPAPAPSAPASAPSPSSQNHVTER, encoded by the exons ATGAGGTTTAAAAGGAACGGGTCCTACACGCTGAACAG gaagtcAAAGACGAAGCCAAATGGAAAGAAGCCCCCGCCTGAAGAGAAGAAGCAGTACCTGGAACTCGAGTACACAAAAATCCGTGTGGTGGATTTTGACCTCAAGGAGCTGGTGGTGCTGCCCAGAGAGATAGACCTCAACGAATGGCTGGCCAGCAACA CGACAACATTCTTCAATCTTATCAACCTGCAGTACAGCACTATCTCAGAGTTCTGCACCGGGGACACCTGTCAAGCCATGAATGCCTGCAACAC AATATACTACTGGTATGACGAGAGGGGGAAGAAGACAAAGTGCACTGCTCCACAGTACGTCGACTTTGTGATGAGTCTTTGTCAGAAACTGGTCACAGACGAGGAAATCTTCCCTACTAAATATG gcAAAGAGTTCCCCAACTCCTTTGAGTCCTTGGTGAAGAAGATCTGCCGGTACCTGTTCCACGTGCTGGCTCACCTCTACTGGGCGCACTTTAAAGAGACCGTGGCTCTGGAGCTGCAGGGCCACCTGAACACTCTGTACGCACATTTCATCGTTTTCGTAAGGGAATTCAACCTGGTCGACCCCAAGGAGACCTGCATCATGGACGACCTGTCCGAGGTCCTCTGCACCCCCGCCCCGCTACCCGCACCCGCCCCGGCCCCCTCCGCCCCGGCCTCGGCGCCCTCCCCTTCTTCACAAAACCATGTGACGGAGagatga
- the LOC120808801 gene encoding MOB kinase activator 2 isoform X4, translating into MGVLVCCDCFFYRKSKTKPNGKKPPPEEKKQYLELEYTKIRVVDFDLKELVVLPREIDLNEWLASNTTTFFNLINLQYSTISEFCTGDTCQAMNACNTIYYWYDERGKKTKCTAPQYVDFVMSLCQKLVTDEEIFPTKYGKEFPNSFESLVKKICRYLFHVLAHLYWAHFKETVALELQGHLNTLYAHFIVFVREFNLVDPKETCIMDDLSEVLCTPAPLPAPAPAPSAPASAPSPSSQNHVTER; encoded by the exons ATGGGGGTTCTGGTGTGCTGCGACTGCTTCTTCTACCG gaagtcAAAGACGAAGCCAAATGGAAAGAAGCCCCCGCCTGAAGAGAAGAAGCAGTACCTGGAACTCGAGTACACAAAAATCCGTGTGGTGGATTTTGACCTCAAGGAGCTGGTGGTGCTGCCCAGAGAGATAGACCTCAACGAATGGCTGGCCAGCAACA CGACAACATTCTTCAATCTTATCAACCTGCAGTACAGCACTATCTCAGAGTTCTGCACCGGGGACACCTGTCAAGCCATGAATGCCTGCAACAC AATATACTACTGGTATGACGAGAGGGGGAAGAAGACAAAGTGCACTGCTCCACAGTACGTCGACTTTGTGATGAGTCTTTGTCAGAAACTGGTCACAGACGAGGAAATCTTCCCTACTAAATATG gcAAAGAGTTCCCCAACTCCTTTGAGTCCTTGGTGAAGAAGATCTGCCGGTACCTGTTCCACGTGCTGGCTCACCTCTACTGGGCGCACTTTAAAGAGACCGTGGCTCTGGAGCTGCAGGGCCACCTGAACACTCTGTACGCACATTTCATCGTTTTCGTAAGGGAATTCAACCTGGTCGACCCCAAGGAGACCTGCATCATGGACGACCTGTCCGAGGTCCTCTGCACCCCCGCCCCGCTACCCGCACCCGCCCCGGCCCCCTCCGCCCCGGCCTCGGCGCCCTCCCCTTCTTCACAAAACCATGTGACGGAGagatga
- the LOC120808801 gene encoding MOB kinase activator 2 isoform X2 — protein MQRAREDLDSLRVGRKAMGQRNTGMMEKRKSKTKPNGKKPPPEEKKQYLELEYTKIRVVDFDLKELVVLPREIDLNEWLASNTTTFFNLINLQYSTISEFCTGDTCQAMNACNTIYYWYDERGKKTKCTAPQYVDFVMSLCQKLVTDEEIFPTKYGKEFPNSFESLVKKICRYLFHVLAHLYWAHFKETVALELQGHLNTLYAHFIVFVREFNLVDPKETCIMDDLSEVLCTPAPLPAPAPAPSAPASAPSPSSQNHVTER, from the exons AtgcagagagcgagggaggactTAGATTCCTTAAGGGTCGGAAGGAAGGCGATGGGTCAAAGAAACACCGGTATGATGGAAAAAAG gaagtcAAAGACGAAGCCAAATGGAAAGAAGCCCCCGCCTGAAGAGAAGAAGCAGTACCTGGAACTCGAGTACACAAAAATCCGTGTGGTGGATTTTGACCTCAAGGAGCTGGTGGTGCTGCCCAGAGAGATAGACCTCAACGAATGGCTGGCCAGCAACA CGACAACATTCTTCAATCTTATCAACCTGCAGTACAGCACTATCTCAGAGTTCTGCACCGGGGACACCTGTCAAGCCATGAATGCCTGCAACAC AATATACTACTGGTATGACGAGAGGGGGAAGAAGACAAAGTGCACTGCTCCACAGTACGTCGACTTTGTGATGAGTCTTTGTCAGAAACTGGTCACAGACGAGGAAATCTTCCCTACTAAATATG gcAAAGAGTTCCCCAACTCCTTTGAGTCCTTGGTGAAGAAGATCTGCCGGTACCTGTTCCACGTGCTGGCTCACCTCTACTGGGCGCACTTTAAAGAGACCGTGGCTCTGGAGCTGCAGGGCCACCTGAACACTCTGTACGCACATTTCATCGTTTTCGTAAGGGAATTCAACCTGGTCGACCCCAAGGAGACCTGCATCATGGACGACCTGTCCGAGGTCCTCTGCACCCCCGCCCCGCTACCCGCACCCGCCCCGGCCCCCTCCGCCCCGGCCTCGGCGCCCTCCCCTTCTTCACAAAACCATGTGACGGAGagatga
- the LOC120808801 gene encoding MOB kinase activator 2 isoform X1: protein MVGDYCSFSGDKADMHSQRNSKNGLSCKMVLQAVGKVLRKSKTKPNGKKPPPEEKKQYLELEYTKIRVVDFDLKELVVLPREIDLNEWLASNTTTFFNLINLQYSTISEFCTGDTCQAMNACNTIYYWYDERGKKTKCTAPQYVDFVMSLCQKLVTDEEIFPTKYGKEFPNSFESLVKKICRYLFHVLAHLYWAHFKETVALELQGHLNTLYAHFIVFVREFNLVDPKETCIMDDLSEVLCTPAPLPAPAPAPSAPASAPSPSSQNHVTER, encoded by the exons ATGGTCGGAGATTATTGCTCATTTTCTGGAGATAAGGCGGACATGCACTCTCAGAGAAACTCCAAAAACGGACTAAGTTGCAAGATGGTGCTCCAGGCCGTCGGAAAAGTTCTCCG gaagtcAAAGACGAAGCCAAATGGAAAGAAGCCCCCGCCTGAAGAGAAGAAGCAGTACCTGGAACTCGAGTACACAAAAATCCGTGTGGTGGATTTTGACCTCAAGGAGCTGGTGGTGCTGCCCAGAGAGATAGACCTCAACGAATGGCTGGCCAGCAACA CGACAACATTCTTCAATCTTATCAACCTGCAGTACAGCACTATCTCAGAGTTCTGCACCGGGGACACCTGTCAAGCCATGAATGCCTGCAACAC AATATACTACTGGTATGACGAGAGGGGGAAGAAGACAAAGTGCACTGCTCCACAGTACGTCGACTTTGTGATGAGTCTTTGTCAGAAACTGGTCACAGACGAGGAAATCTTCCCTACTAAATATG gcAAAGAGTTCCCCAACTCCTTTGAGTCCTTGGTGAAGAAGATCTGCCGGTACCTGTTCCACGTGCTGGCTCACCTCTACTGGGCGCACTTTAAAGAGACCGTGGCTCTGGAGCTGCAGGGCCACCTGAACACTCTGTACGCACATTTCATCGTTTTCGTAAGGGAATTCAACCTGGTCGACCCCAAGGAGACCTGCATCATGGACGACCTGTCCGAGGTCCTCTGCACCCCCGCCCCGCTACCCGCACCCGCCCCGGCCCCCTCCGCCCCGGCCTCGGCGCCCTCCCCTTCTTCACAAAACCATGTGACGGAGagatga
- the LOC120808801 gene encoding MOB kinase activator 2 isoform X6 produces MDWLMGKSKTKPNGKKPPPEEKKQYLELEYTKIRVVDFDLKELVVLPREIDLNEWLASNTTTFFNLINLQYSTISEFCTGDTCQAMNACNTIYYWYDERGKKTKCTAPQYVDFVMSLCQKLVTDEEIFPTKYGKEFPNSFESLVKKICRYLFHVLAHLYWAHFKETVALELQGHLNTLYAHFIVFVREFNLVDPKETCIMDDLSEVLCTPAPLPAPAPAPSAPASAPSPSSQNHVTER; encoded by the exons gaagtcAAAGACGAAGCCAAATGGAAAGAAGCCCCCGCCTGAAGAGAAGAAGCAGTACCTGGAACTCGAGTACACAAAAATCCGTGTGGTGGATTTTGACCTCAAGGAGCTGGTGGTGCTGCCCAGAGAGATAGACCTCAACGAATGGCTGGCCAGCAACA CGACAACATTCTTCAATCTTATCAACCTGCAGTACAGCACTATCTCAGAGTTCTGCACCGGGGACACCTGTCAAGCCATGAATGCCTGCAACAC AATATACTACTGGTATGACGAGAGGGGGAAGAAGACAAAGTGCACTGCTCCACAGTACGTCGACTTTGTGATGAGTCTTTGTCAGAAACTGGTCACAGACGAGGAAATCTTCCCTACTAAATATG gcAAAGAGTTCCCCAACTCCTTTGAGTCCTTGGTGAAGAAGATCTGCCGGTACCTGTTCCACGTGCTGGCTCACCTCTACTGGGCGCACTTTAAAGAGACCGTGGCTCTGGAGCTGCAGGGCCACCTGAACACTCTGTACGCACATTTCATCGTTTTCGTAAGGGAATTCAACCTGGTCGACCCCAAGGAGACCTGCATCATGGACGACCTGTCCGAGGTCCTCTGCACCCCCGCCCCGCTACCCGCACCCGCCCCGGCCCCCTCCGCCCCGGCCTCGGCGCCCTCCCCTTCTTCACAAAACCATGTGACGGAGagatga
- the kcnj11 gene encoding ATP-sensitive inward rectifier potassium channel 11, with protein sequence MLSRKGLIPEDYLLTRLAEDVLQPKCFKAKPGKARFVTKNGTCNVAHTNIREQGRFLLDVFTTLVDLKWLHTLIIFTMSYLCSWLLFGMIWWLIAFAHGDLDQKGDDFVPCVTDIHSFSSAFLFSIEVQVTIGFGGRMVTEECVSAIVVLIVQNIVGLLINAIMLGCIFMKTAQANRRAETLIFSKHAVISVRNNKLCFMIRIGDLRKSMIISATVRLQVVRRSSTEEGEVLPLDQIDIHMDNPVGTNGVFLVSPLIICHVIDKDSPLYELSAGDLQYDDIEVIAVLEGVVETTGITTQARTSYVSEEILWGQRFVPTVSAEDGMYAVDYSKFGNTTKVPTPCCSAKKLDESGGIARLKLNEGVTLRATVRRRRGSAGVRRSKKQPE encoded by the coding sequence ATGTTGTCCAGGAAAGGACTCATTCCAGAGGATTATTTACTCACACGTCTGGCCGAGGATGTCCTGCAGCCGAAGTGTTTTAAGGCCAAACCGGGGAAAGCACGGTTCGTCACCAAGAACGGCACCTGCAACGTAGCGCACACCAACATCAGAGAACAAGGTCGATTCCTGCTGGACGTCTTCACCACTCTGGTGGATTTAAAATGGCTCCACACGCTCATCATTTTCACCATGTCCTACCTGTGCAGTTGGCTCCTTTTCGGGATGATCTGGTGGCTCATCGCGTTTGCGCACGGCGACTTGGACCAGAAGGGAGACGACTTTGTCCCGTGCGTAACGGACATtcactccttctcctccgctttccTCTTCTCAATAGAGGTCCAGGTGACCATCGGCTTCGGCGGCCGGATGGTCACAGAGGAGTGCGTCTCCGCCATCGTCGTCCTCATCGTGCAGAACATCGTCGGACTGCTCATCAACGCCATCATGCTCGGGTGCATCTTCATGAAAACCGCGCAGGCCAATCGGCGCGCGGAGACGCTCATTTTCAGCAAGCACGCAGTCATCTCCGTCCGCAACAACAAGCTGTGCTTCATGATCCGCATCGGCGACCTGAGGAAGAGCATGATCATCAGCGCCACCGTGCGGCTGCAGGTGGTCAGGAGAAGCTCCACGGAGGAGGGCGAGGTTCTGCCTCTGGACCAGATCGACATCCACATGGATAACCCGGTGGGCACCAACGGCGTCTTCCTGGTGTCCCCCCTCATCATCTGCCACGTGATCGACAAGGACAGCCCCCTGTACGAGCTGTCCGCTGGTGACCTGCAGTACGACGACATCGAGGTGATCGCGGTGCTGGAAGGGGTGGTGGAGACCACGGGCATCACCACCCAGGCCAGGACCTCATACGTGTCGGAGGAGATCCTGTGGGGGCAGCGCTTCGTGCCGACCGTCTCCGCGGAGGACGGCATGTACGCCGTGGACTACTCCAAGTTCGGGAACACCACGAAGGTCCCCACGCCGTGCTGCAGCGCCAAAAAACTGGACGAGTCGGGCGGCATCGCGCGGCTTAAACTGAACGAGGGCGTCACCTTGCGGGCGACGGTGAGAAGGCGGCGCGGCTCCGCGGGGGTCCGCAGGTCAAAGAAGCAGCCCGAATGA